A part of Acidimicrobiales bacterium genomic DNA contains:
- a CDS encoding 1,4-dihydroxy-2-naphthoyl-CoA synthase encodes MVSELFDPAAWRPVEGFDFTDITYHRAVDQGTVRIAFDRPEVRNAFRPGTVDELYRALDHARQTSDVGCVLLTGNGPSPRDGGWAFCSGGDQRIRGRDGYRYAGGDTADSIDPARTGRLHILEVQRLIRFMPKVVIAVVPGWAAGGGHSLHVVCDLTIASREHARFKQTDAAVASFDGGFGSAYLARQVGQKFAREIFFLGLEYAADDAHRMGMVNAVVPHDQLEVVALAWAGHVNRQSPTAQRMLKFAFNLVDDGLVGQQVFAGEATRLAYMTDEAAEGRDAFLEKRPPDWSPFPWHY; translated from the coding sequence ATGGTCTCCGAGCTGTTCGACCCCGCCGCCTGGCGCCCCGTGGAGGGGTTCGACTTCACCGACATCACCTACCACCGGGCCGTCGACCAGGGCACCGTGCGCATCGCCTTCGACCGGCCCGAGGTGCGCAACGCCTTCCGGCCGGGCACCGTCGACGAGCTGTACCGGGCCCTCGACCACGCCCGGCAGACCAGCGACGTGGGCTGTGTGCTGCTCACCGGCAACGGCCCGTCGCCGCGCGACGGCGGCTGGGCGTTCTGCTCGGGGGGCGACCAGCGCATCCGGGGCCGCGACGGCTACCGCTACGCCGGGGGCGACACGGCCGACTCCATCGACCCGGCCCGCACCGGCCGGCTCCACATCCTCGAGGTGCAGCGCCTGATCCGGTTCATGCCCAAGGTGGTGATCGCGGTGGTGCCCGGCTGGGCGGCCGGCGGCGGCCACAGCCTGCACGTCGTGTGCGACCTGACCATCGCCAGCCGCGAGCACGCCCGGTTCAAGCAGACCGACGCCGCGGTGGCCAGCTTCGACGGCGGGTTCGGCTCCGCCTACCTGGCGCGCCAGGTGGGTCAGAAGTTCGCCCGGGAGATCTTCTTCCTCGGCCTCGAGTACGCCGCCGACGACGCCCACCGCATGGGCATGGTGAACGCGGTCGTGCCCCACGACCAGCTCGAGGTGGTCGCGTTGGCGTGGGCCGGCCACGTGAACCGCCAGAGCCCGACGGCCCAGCGGATGCTGAAGTTCGCCTTCAACCTGGTCGACGACGGCCTGGTGGGCCAGCAGGTGTTCGCCGGCGAGGCGACCCGGCTGGCGTACATGACCGACGAGGCGGCCGAAGGGCGGGACGCCTTCCTCGAGAAGCGCCCACCCGACTGGTCGCCCTTCCCCTGGCACTACTGA
- a CDS encoding MBL fold metallo-hydrolase: MEGFAGDGGGQPDQVVTGPKGEVANRRLVEHSAWFEPRLVRVTDEVACAVGYGLANSTVVVGPDGAVVIDTGESVEEARDHREAFAAFTREAVQAVLYTHFHYTNGTRAYFPDGPGPGQEIWGHVGVDANLRRVSVEIGPAYVWGVLTQFGGLLPADGPDAMPNHGIGPWFFDPRGGPRTAGYLPPTRTVDAEAEVRLAGVRFHLVPAPSDSDDTIIVWLPDHGVVVNNHVWPALFNVFALRGESYRDPLAHVAAVDRIRAMDPEHLVGVHGPPVSGRAEVRRALTDYRDALQFLWDQTVRGLNRGLDPRDVAAGLQLPPHLADAPWTRQLYGLVRHHVRQIHTGLFGWWTRDEADLLALPPSEEARRAVAAMGGRASVLAAAERALAGDDDDVAWAARLGSWLLRGEPGDVAARRVGAAAFRNQARATTSANVRSALLTRARELEGLVDRTWLDQRPAERAVLAAPPDTYVRALRVRIDPVATASIDRVLRWHFTDSDTWAGLHVRRGVAEVLEGPAGPGDVVVHLDLPAWAALAGGRTALRDGLEAGSVRLDGDVADVEALLACFDHADVRRRP; the protein is encoded by the coding sequence ATGGAGGGGTTCGCGGGCGACGGGGGTGGCCAGCCGGACCAGGTGGTCACCGGCCCCAAGGGCGAGGTGGCGAACCGCCGGCTGGTGGAGCACTCGGCCTGGTTCGAGCCTCGCCTGGTGCGCGTCACCGACGAGGTCGCCTGCGCGGTGGGGTACGGCCTGGCCAACAGCACGGTGGTGGTCGGCCCCGACGGGGCGGTGGTGATCGACACCGGCGAGAGCGTGGAGGAGGCCCGCGATCACCGGGAGGCGTTCGCGGCCTTCACCCGCGAGGCGGTCCAGGCGGTGCTCTACACGCACTTCCACTACACCAACGGCACCCGCGCCTACTTCCCCGACGGGCCCGGGCCCGGGCAGGAGATCTGGGGCCACGTAGGCGTCGACGCCAACCTGCGACGGGTGTCGGTGGAGATCGGGCCGGCCTACGTGTGGGGGGTGCTCACGCAGTTCGGTGGCCTCCTGCCGGCCGACGGGCCCGACGCCATGCCGAACCACGGGATCGGCCCGTGGTTCTTCGACCCCCGCGGCGGCCCCCGCACGGCCGGGTACCTGCCCCCCACCCGCACCGTGGACGCCGAGGCCGAGGTTCGTCTGGCCGGCGTGCGGTTCCACCTGGTGCCGGCCCCATCGGACAGCGACGACACGATCATCGTGTGGCTGCCCGACCACGGCGTGGTGGTCAACAACCACGTGTGGCCGGCCCTGTTCAACGTGTTCGCCCTCAGGGGCGAGTCGTACCGGGATCCGCTGGCGCACGTGGCGGCGGTCGACCGGATCCGGGCGATGGACCCCGAGCACCTGGTGGGGGTGCACGGCCCGCCGGTGTCCGGCCGGGCCGAGGTCCGTCGGGCGCTCACCGACTACCGCGACGCGCTGCAGTTCCTCTGGGACCAGACGGTGCGCGGCCTCAACCGCGGCCTCGATCCCCGCGACGTGGCGGCCGGGCTCCAGCTGCCACCGCACCTGGCCGACGCTCCCTGGACCCGGCAGCTCTACGGCCTGGTGCGCCACCACGTCCGCCAGATCCACACCGGTCTGTTCGGCTGGTGGACGCGTGACGAGGCGGACCTGCTGGCGCTGCCCCCGTCGGAGGAGGCGCGCCGCGCCGTCGCGGCAATGGGCGGGCGGGCGTCGGTGCTCGCCGCGGCCGAGCGGGCGCTGGCCGGCGACGACGACGACGTGGCCTGGGCGGCCCGGCTCGGCTCGTGGCTGCTGCGAGGCGAACCCGGGGATGTCGCCGCCCGGCGGGTCGGCGCCGCCGCCTTCCGCAACCAGGCCCGGGCCACCACGTCGGCCAACGTGCGCTCGGCGCTGCTCACGCGGGCTCGCGAGCTCGAGGGGCTCGTGGATCGCACGTGGCTCGACCAGCGCCCGGCCGAGCGGGCCGTGCTGGCCGCGCCCCCCGACACCTACGTGCGCGCCCTGCGCGTCCGGATCGATCCGGTGGCCACGGCCTCGATCGACCGGGTGCTGCGGTGGCACTTCACCGACTCGGACACGTGGGCCGGGCTCCACGTGCGCCGCGGCGTGGCCGAGGTGCTCGAGGGCCCGGCCGGGCCCGGAGACGTCGTGGTGCACCTCGACCTGCCGGCGTGGGCCGCCCTCGCCGGCGGCCGGACCGCGCTCCGCGACGGCCTGGAGGCCGGGTCGGTCCGCCTCGACGGCGACGTGGCCGACGTCGAGGCGCTCCTGGCCTGCTTCGACCACGCCGACGTGCGCCGTCGACCCTGA
- a CDS encoding sugar O-acetyltransferase — protein sequence MLSGEHYRAGDPELVADRRACARLLAAYNATLDPQTRHEMLDELLGGVGPGVEIRSPFWCDYGTYTFVGGGVFANFGLVVLDCASVTIGDGTQIGPYVQLLAADHPRDPAARRSGVEMAAPVVIGRNVWIGAGVIVCPGVTVGDDSVIGAGSIVTRDLPAGVVAAGNPCRVLRTLAEG from the coding sequence ATGCTGAGCGGCGAGCACTACCGGGCCGGAGACCCCGAGCTGGTCGCCGACCGCCGGGCCTGCGCGCGGCTCCTCGCGGCCTACAACGCCACGCTCGACCCGCAGACCCGCCACGAGATGCTCGACGAGCTCCTCGGCGGCGTCGGTCCCGGGGTGGAGATCCGCTCGCCGTTCTGGTGCGACTACGGCACGTACACCTTCGTGGGCGGTGGGGTGTTCGCCAACTTCGGGCTGGTGGTGCTCGACTGCGCGTCGGTCACCATCGGCGACGGCACGCAGATCGGCCCCTACGTGCAGCTGCTGGCGGCCGACCACCCGCGTGACCCAGCCGCCCGACGCTCCGGGGTGGAGATGGCAGCCCCCGTGGTCATCGGTCGCAACGTGTGGATCGGGGCCGGCGTCATCGTCTGCCCTGGTGTCACCGTGGGTGACGACAGCGTGATCGGGGCCGGCAGCATCGTCACCCGCGACCTACCCGCCGGCGTCGTCGCCGCCGGCAACCCCTGCCGGGTGCTGCGCACGCTGGCGGAGGGCTGA
- a CDS encoding alpha/beta fold hydrolase — protein sequence MQLHLGDAEPFRHHVAPGRGPELGATPRRRRRRAAAVAVVVALVGLATACSDSLDGGPQLAPPATELTGVDPGEVLDQQPLELPPGTPGRGLRITYASSAPTGETIPVTGVLLVPEGEPPPGGWPVAAWGHPTVGLGDTCAPSASSPFQLPEADALLAQGIAVAATDYPGLGTPGTHPYLVGESEGRAVLDAARAAAVVGGTGPVVAWGHSQGGHAVLWARSIAARYAPDLDLRGVAAAAPVTDLASFVAPGLEDPTLFPLTATVIVSWATVYEDTSLDDLLEPEYAAAAAAATEACYVEFVVAGQAIDPQAVLLDDPANVEDWLVLLEENSVPATASGGPVLLSHGDDDALVPAVGTDTLAAELCTGGVAVRLLRDPTWDHGQAYEANLPEITSWLVDRLAGRPAPDDC from the coding sequence ATGCAGCTGCACCTGGGCGACGCCGAGCCGTTCCGCCACCACGTCGCGCCCGGCCGCGGCCCCGAGCTCGGGGCCACCCCGCGCCGCCGTCGCCGGCGCGCCGCGGCCGTCGCCGTCGTGGTCGCGCTGGTCGGGTTGGCCACCGCATGCAGCGACTCGCTCGACGGCGGGCCCCAGCTGGCCCCGCCGGCCACGGAGCTCACCGGGGTCGACCCGGGCGAGGTGCTCGACCAGCAGCCCCTCGAGCTCCCGCCCGGCACCCCCGGGCGCGGCCTGCGGATCACGTACGCCTCCAGCGCGCCCACGGGCGAGACCATCCCCGTCACCGGCGTGCTCCTCGTCCCCGAGGGCGAGCCGCCTCCCGGCGGCTGGCCGGTGGCCGCCTGGGGTCACCCCACCGTCGGGCTCGGCGACACCTGCGCGCCGTCGGCCTCGTCGCCCTTCCAGCTCCCCGAGGCTGACGCCCTCCTGGCCCAGGGCATCGCGGTGGCCGCCACCGACTACCCCGGACTGGGCACGCCGGGCACCCACCCGTACCTGGTCGGGGAGTCGGAGGGTCGAGCGGTGCTCGACGCGGCGCGCGCCGCGGCGGTCGTGGGCGGCACCGGGCCGGTGGTGGCGTGGGGCCACTCCCAGGGCGGCCACGCCGTGCTCTGGGCGAGGTCGATCGCGGCCCGCTACGCCCCCGACCTCGACCTGCGGGGGGTCGCCGCGGCCGCCCCCGTCACCGACCTGGCCTCGTTCGTCGCCCCGGGCCTCGAGGACCCGACCCTGTTCCCCCTCACCGCGACGGTGATCGTGTCGTGGGCCACCGTCTACGAGGACACCTCGCTCGACGACCTGCTCGAGCCCGAGTACGCCGCCGCGGCCGCCGCCGCCACCGAGGCCTGCTACGTGGAGTTCGTGGTGGCCGGCCAGGCGATCGACCCCCAGGCCGTGCTCCTCGACGACCCGGCCAACGTCGAGGACTGGCTCGTCCTGCTGGAGGAGAACTCGGTGCCCGCCACCGCCTCCGGCGGGCCCGTCCTGCTCAGCCACGGCGACGACGACGCGCTCGTGCCCGCGGTCGGTACCGACACCCTCGCCGCCGAGCTGTGCACCGGGGGCGTGGCCGTCAGGTTGCTCCGCGATCCCACCTGGGACCACGGCCAGGCCTACGAGGCAAACCTCCCCGAGATCACCTCGTGGCTCGTCGACCGCCTGGCCGGCCGACCCGCCCCCGACGACTGCTGA
- a CDS encoding flap endonuclease translates to MQVHLVDGTYELFRYHFAPNNRDPDLGATRGVVGSLLRLVAEGATHVGVATDHVIESFRNDLWPGYKTSAGMPPELLAQFPLVEEAVAAAGFSVWPMVELEADDALATAAGVAAADPRVERVVICTPDKDLGQCVGGKVVQLDRRTQRVLDADGVRERFGVPPASIPDYLALVGDSADGFPGVPGWGAKSAGAVLARYGHLESIPAAPGQWDVPGLRGAPKLAASLAEHLDEAYLFRRIATLETDAAVGTVDDWRWTGPTERFPEVCARLGDTPLAERAQRARRRA, encoded by the coding sequence ATGCAGGTCCACCTGGTCGACGGCACATACGAGTTGTTCCGCTACCACTTCGCGCCCAACAACCGCGACCCCGACCTCGGGGCCACCCGGGGCGTGGTGGGCAGCCTGCTCCGGCTCGTCGCCGAGGGGGCCACCCACGTGGGCGTGGCCACCGACCACGTGATCGAGAGCTTCCGCAACGACCTGTGGCCGGGCTACAAGACCTCGGCCGGCATGCCCCCCGAGCTGCTCGCCCAGTTCCCCCTGGTGGAGGAGGCGGTGGCCGCGGCCGGGTTCTCGGTGTGGCCCATGGTGGAGCTGGAGGCCGACGACGCCCTGGCCACCGCCGCCGGTGTGGCGGCAGCCGACCCCCGGGTGGAGCGGGTGGTCATCTGCACCCCCGACAAGGACCTGGGCCAGTGCGTCGGCGGCAAGGTGGTGCAGCTCGACCGCCGGACCCAGCGGGTGCTCGACGCCGACGGCGTGCGGGAGAGGTTCGGCGTCCCGCCGGCCTCGATCCCCGACTACCTGGCCCTGGTGGGCGACTCGGCCGACGGCTTCCCCGGTGTGCCCGGCTGGGGGGCCAAGTCGGCCGGGGCCGTGCTGGCCCGCTACGGCCACCTCGAGTCGATACCCGCCGCACCCGGCCAGTGGGACGTCCCCGGCCTGCGGGGTGCACCCAAGCTGGCCGCCAGCCTGGCCGAGCACCTCGACGAGGCCTACCTGTTCCGGCGGATCGCGACGCTGGAGACCGATGCCGCGGTCGGCACCGTCGACGACTGGCGCTGGACGGGCCCCACCGAGCGGTTCCCGGAGGTGTGCGCCCGGCTGGGTGACACGCCGCTGGCCGAGCGGGCGCAGCGGGCCCGGCGCCGGGCCTAG
- a CDS encoding GNAT family N-acetyltransferase — protein MTVPRDLGDGLVLRTGRPGDVGQLVELNGLLHTSPGDQPPDLSIAEWTRELFELDHPTFSLDELTVVEDVATGEVVSSMCTIPQVWSCGGATLPVGRPELVGTRADHRDRGLIRLQMDEAHDRGRAAGHLLQFITGIPGYYRRFGYEYALDLRPQPFWRPGGRPPDTGGPVALRPATAGDLAFLSSVDRTWPAARGALGAVRDEAAFAHELARRPGAIQACTLLVIERRGPADGPGRPIGYLAHHHEPWEGVLAVRAVELLPGHGWLEPAGAVLAHLHAEARRRGLVGVTFGLPAAHPLLRCLGARLGVSPGHPYGVYVRIPDLAALVAAIGPVLERRLAASPAPGFSGELRVDFSGLGLRLRLEEGRVAAVEPWAPPGGESGGDAGMPRAAFCNLLLGNRSLGQLLESVADCEVRTDAGGLLLDVLFPPMPFQAWWLG, from the coding sequence GTGACGGTTCCGCGCGACCTCGGCGACGGCCTGGTGCTGCGCACCGGCCGGCCCGGCGACGTCGGGCAGCTGGTCGAGCTCAACGGGTTGCTGCACACCAGCCCGGGCGACCAGCCCCCCGACCTGTCCATCGCCGAGTGGACGCGCGAGCTGTTCGAGCTCGACCACCCCACCTTCTCGCTGGACGAGCTCACCGTGGTGGAGGACGTGGCCACCGGCGAGGTCGTGTCGTCGATGTGCACGATCCCGCAGGTGTGGTCCTGCGGCGGTGCGACCCTCCCGGTCGGCCGCCCCGAGCTGGTGGGCACTCGGGCCGACCACCGCGACCGCGGGCTGATCCGGCTCCAGATGGACGAGGCCCACGATCGCGGCCGGGCCGCGGGCCACCTCCTGCAGTTCATCACCGGGATCCCCGGGTACTACCGCCGCTTCGGGTACGAGTACGCCCTCGACCTGCGTCCCCAGCCGTTCTGGCGGCCGGGGGGCCGGCCGCCGGACACGGGCGGCCCGGTCGCGCTGCGGCCGGCCACCGCCGGCGATCTGGCCTTCCTGTCCTCGGTCGACCGCACGTGGCCGGCCGCCCGGGGGGCGTTGGGGGCCGTGCGCGACGAGGCCGCCTTCGCCCACGAGCTGGCTCGCCGTCCCGGGGCGATCCAGGCGTGCACCCTGCTCGTGATCGAGCGCCGGGGCCCCGCCGATGGGCCGGGCCGGCCCATCGGCTACCTGGCGCACCACCACGAGCCGTGGGAGGGGGTGCTGGCGGTGCGGGCGGTCGAGCTGCTGCCGGGGCACGGCTGGCTGGAGCCGGCCGGGGCGGTGCTGGCGCATCTGCACGCCGAGGCGCGCCGGCGCGGGCTCGTCGGGGTCACCTTCGGGCTCCCTGCGGCGCACCCGCTGCTGCGGTGCCTCGGCGCCCGGCTGGGCGTGTCGCCCGGCCACCCGTACGGCGTGTACGTGCGCATCCCCGACCTGGCCGCGCTGGTGGCAGCCATCGGGCCGGTGCTCGAACGCCGGCTGGCCGCGTCGCCGGCGCCGGGGTTCAGCGGCGAGCTGCGCGTCGACTTCTCGGGGCTCGGTCTCCGACTCCGCCTGGAGGAGGGACGGGTGGCGGCGGTGGAGCCGTGGGCGCCGCCGGGGGGCGAGTCCGGGGGCGACGCCGGCATGCCCCGGGCCGCCTTCTGCAACCTGCTCCTCGGCAACCGCAGCCTGGGCCAGCTGCTCGAGAGCGTGGCCGACTGCGAGGTGCGCACCGACGCCGGCGGCCTGCTCCTCGACGTGCTGTTCCCGCCGATGCCCTTCCAGGCCTGGTGGCTCGGCTGA